The genomic window CTGTATAAAgatagtagaggagaagagggtaatatgacacctatttttattttattgaataactttgtttataattaacattttctattaaaacttgaacgattacattcgtcaaagtattgtttgacaaattctagactcaaagtaatgagatatttattatttaagacgtgatttataaaaatctaatgcactgcataattggtggaagaaaaaaagtggttgtaatatggctatccataaaaataatttttaaaaattagtttagtttaaaggAAACAGtgccttgttacaaaattatatatttttaatttttcattgtttagaatttttctgtgtttagaagctttaaaaataccattaaaaactttattaaaaatatcattttatctctgtttaacattaaacaacaaacataagaTGATgactctaatgtttctaaacatcactctttaaaaagataattgatttattgaagaaatattttgatataaaaattttgcttaaaaaaccatattaacaaaatttcatgttattaatttaattgggcggatcccgatagcgcacaggaccgatagcccaccaccactcacaacgaccgatgcctagagttttttcgttgtttgggttagataagttaagtTGATTAGTTGGTGGgttcgcaccgtgcgctatcggatcccgtctgATTTAACTTTGTATtactcgaaatgtatacagccaaataaaaagttaaataacaaaaaacactcgagtgtatgtaccttcgtgtgtaTATATCGTGtataatacattcaagtttaagaataatgaggaagtgtatgtaattaaagattaaaagtgtatcttgaaaaaatttagaagtgctcaaaaataaaaaatgccttataacaattgccagtcattatgtattggcatattagcatcattaaaaaaagGCCGGCTACTAAACATACAACTCCGTaaataattgttagaatacgtcacctaataacggaaataataggggtagccatattaacgatagtagccataatactcttttctcttctatataatatattaaaattgatgatAAAAATGCATACAGACAGGACAAATGTTTTTTGTGCGGCAATCGCAAGAAAACGATTTCCGATCTTGCGTAAgtaaatataagtatattatttgtatctattacGTTAAGCGTAAGATATGGTAAAATTTAGGTTAGGTTTTGTGCcggtttaataaagttttataaatacaatgcaatattttatatatattataaaatatttcatatatattataaatgatataataaattatagattatattaACAGATTCACCAAGTAAAAGAAAATTCGTAAACAATGGGTAGCATTCTGTGAAATTGGTCTAAATTGGTGTAAGCGACGCATGCGCAGAGAGGACGTAGATAGGTTGTATACCTTTCTCTTTCGCACAGGTCTTGGACACACTTTTAATGGTATCATTCCTCCTCCATGTCTATATACTCAAAAGCATATAGGCCTACCCCACAAacttaggaatagagggacgAAGCATAAAGTCCTATTTTAGACAAGAAGGGGTGTTCTCTCAGGCATGCAGGGAAAACGTTCTCCGTCATATTggtttcaaaaaacttatacatagatatgtgTCAGTGACATCTCATTTGCGCTGTGTTAGTGTGACAGTTATAAAGTTAGGTTAGATACTTGAACTTATTCGTCTTATTCATCAACATTAATtcactctttaaaaataaaaatgcatagtACCAGAATGTTTTAtcacgaaaaattttttaaacaaatataaaaataaatttcagaaagtattggaacaaaatataaaatttagtttccagaggtaaaaaattatattaatcttattaatacgtaatattttatttttataaaaaaatattttctttgttaataCAATTGATGTATATGTTTgttgatactttatttatttaaaacaaaaaaaattgttttaaattattattttttattttgtcatagtttattttttagttcgtttttatatgtaaaatattatttaatatgtttgttatactagcttattacattgttaaatgtatgatatgttattaaataattaaagaaaaattacatgtaaaaaattaacaaaattttaaactttattattctgtactGTTTATATCACACATATACTGTACACGTTTTAATGTGTGCAATCTTTGAAACTAACATGGAGCCCCCCCCCTCGCCGCGAACGTGCCTCTCCCTTGTAGGTTATGCAccgtccctctattcctaagtCCGTACCCACATACTCACACGTAATTGTAAGATGTTGGAATCGTCGGTTCTAAAGAGAGACGCGGTATCCTTCGGGGCAACATTTGGCACGACGCCGCACAGTGGTCTGGTGCGTGATTTTAGGAGaactaaattcaatttttttatgttaactaaaatttaatttaactttttattcttatatcaaATACTccaattaagaataaaatcgaaaaaaatatatttaaaaaagaaagtacCTAAACATAACAATAGTATAATAACATATGAGAAATGTGTTAAAATCAGACTAAAATTTGTGACAGACACTATAGTTTtgtaatagtattttttaatccaactatggttataaaaggaaaatacattcttttaaatatcatatttgaTGTCAAGATTActatatttgcatataaatatgtttataaaattaaacaattttttaataatatttaaatcttaaatgATTAAGATTTagagttaattttaatatttaaagggGTGTAACAAACAAGTTATTAATTGTTACCTTAAAACTCAAAATGTCATATGTATATACTTTGAACTTTGATATCCAATTGATTTTGTTTGCGTCTATTTGTTCTAATTTCTGTAGCGCATTTAATTCTTTGCGCAGCGCGCAGCGGTGTAGCTTTGAGAGttagggtgcagtcccatggagcgtatcaggcgtatcgcggattgcgcgtatcgaaaatctgaccaatcgcgaacgttccgctgctttcggtacgtgaacgttttgttcctacggtcccatgaagcggaatttgcgtaagcgtattaagcggatgctcaatcacgaaacgaattttgttatttctctcaTCCAAACAGTCTTGTGATTGGTGAACCGCTGATCCGCTTACGCgaattccgcttcatgggaccgtaggaacaaaagcagacggaagaatagtagaatattcacagtatatataaagtgaattttatttaatttattaatttatttagtataagtaaataaaacatttgacttttaacaggtgcagaatgaaatcgaaaacaatattgctttcaattgctttattaataaaacgtttaaaacgaataattacgatgtttttaccaggcatgaaatacatcgtaaaattattaatctttattatttagcattaaaaaacgagagaaaaattgcgaataaaggaaaacggaaatattgggtcaGACCAATATTTTCCATTGAACGACGTTTAGCACAAGGAGCGAGCAATAATCTCATTAATGAATTACAACATGATcatgaaaaatatgttaattatttccGAATGGAACCGGTACTTTTTgacaaattattacaattagttGGACCTTCCATTGCTAAACAATCTGCAGTTCGAGAAACTATTCCACCTGAAACAAGGCTACATATTACCATCAGTTTCTTGGCATCTGGAGATAGTACGCGATCTTTATCATATGCCTTCCGTGTTGGACACAATACTATCTCTAAAATAGTGTCAGAGACTTGCGAAGCTATTTGGCAATGTTTGAAAGATAccgcttttataaaaaataatgaagaaagctggcaaaatgttattaatgatTTTGAAAGGCTCTGGAATTTTCCAAATTGTATAGGAGCCATAGATGGAAAACATGTAACTTTACAGGTATGTATGagaaatgcaatattaaaaataaaaactaatactgctgataaatatatttcattgcaGGCTCCACCGAATTCCGGCTCGACATATTACAATTACAAAGGAAACCATAGTATTAATCTCTTAGCAATCAGCGACGCCAAATATCGCTTTACTGTTGTCGACATCGGAAGCGAAGGCAGACAGAGCGATGGAGGAGTGTTTAGGAACAGCCTTCTTGCAAATTACATCGAAAGTGGTTCATTAAAGCTGCCAAATCCGAAGCCAATTGAAATTGATGGAATAGCTCTCCCTTATGTGCTGCTAGCAGATGAAGCCTTTCCATTGAGTAACTTTATCATGCGGCCGTACCCACGGAGTGGCAGATTAGACTTgtcaaaaaaagtatttaattacaGGCTTAGTAGAGCAAGACGAGTGGTAGAAAGTGCTTTTGGAATATTGGCAGAGAGATGGAGAATCTACAGAAGGCCAATAATATCAAGTGTTGCTAATGCAAAGAAAATTGTGCAAGCAACAGTAGtgttgcataattttattattaataatgaagaACATTTACAATTACCACGTAGGTATGTGAATATTAATGAAGGCGACTTCAATTCAGCAATGAATTCAGGACAGCTTCGCTCATTGCCAATCTGTAGAGGAAGAACATCTCAAAGTGGAATCGAAATTCGAAACGCATACACTgcattttttaatggaaatggaGCACCTTATCAATGGGAAAAAGCTATTcagaacaatttttaattgtacagaaatgataattaatatatatatttaaaacaaatattaaaattattataatttacctAAATCttcacaaataataaaaaaatttcaataaagctATTTAGAAACATATagaactttattattttgtaatatgttaAACTACATAACATTAACTTGAACTTGTATACAAGTAATatcacattaaaataaaatatattaaaataaaatataaaaatgaaaagcaCAAATTTAAAGCAATGAATTTTCCAATTCATAAAGGTcggttaatatttttatttcaaattttatcctTTCTCGTTGTGGCAGTGCCCGTAATCTATTTCCTATTTGAAGGAAAAACCTGTCAACAGCATCAGGAGTATTTTTTGATTCTTGAATACTGGACAAGATTGCTTTCGTTATTTCAATGTCTGAGCTATCGTCGCattctttcttttctaaaatataaaagcaatatgtctctttaaaaaattaaaaattagaattgcattcaaaaagtattgaaataataatgaaaactgactttttttctttgatgatTGTGTCTTAGATGAAAAAGTATCATCATTTGACATATCGGATTAACCCAGCTATCCGACGAGATAGAATCTGATGTTTGAGGTGTCGAAATTGTTTGAGATGGCAGAATCGTTTGAGTAGTATTACTTTTTGGTTGCATTGAACATTCTACATCTGTTGATAAACTAGTGATTGTGCTGTGGATTAATACatcaatttataacaataataataataaatttaaatttataattataatagatttttttttctttttgatctAATACCTAAgccaataaataaaaaagaattgaatctgatatttatttttatataatttctttcaaatcattttaattaaaaaatattgtggaCAAAAATaagatagaatttttttttaactatttcaattcttttttctttatcggAAAGGAGAAAGAGTTATTGCTAAAACAAAAAATGGCATCCAACGAATGATGTATTTgatgtctatttaaaaaaagttgttaaaaaaaaatatttaccacgGTTTTTCTATTGTATCATCAAGGAATTTCATCTGGTTGTAAAAGGCAAAAACAATCTTATTTTGTACACCCCCTCCAGGAGATCCACTCGGCACGTAtgccttttccttttttttcgccTTAATGTAACTATCACGAAGTTGCTTCCATCGTTTTTGAACAAATTCTACGTCACTTGTGCCTGTCATTGTACTCATTAAATTCGCGACTTCATTCCATAATgccttttttttcaaagatgtCCTTTCTTTGAGTGGTATACGATAGTTGTATAATGCAGGTCTAGCGTATACAGCATTAATAAGCGCTTCATTGTAATCAGTAACATTGCTTGCTTGGATGTCTATTGATTGATCCTTTTCaacttgtaaatataaaatatgcataaacatatataatatatatacacattgtaGTATACATATAACTATAATACAACTGACTTGTGGCAGTGCTTGTTGtatcaataaattgtaataaaattaacagtTAAACTTTAAACCAGCatgaattatatgtatttattacagAATTGATTATACAAATAATGATCGTTCTTAAAATACTTACTAATAGATGCAACATTATTGTCGTCAACATGTAGCAAATGTTTTTCCTCATCATAATGTCGAAAACATGAATGCTCTAACAGGCTAACATGTAACAAGCCATTGATTAACCAGTTACAATTTCCACACTTTATTGGCTGCAaggaaaaaaacataataaacatCAAGGAACAAAAGTAGTTATTTTGATGTTAGAAAAGACTTTTGATACCtataacaatttgtaatttgcaattcataatacaatatttatatccgtatttatattaaactgaaataatcagtgtagactaatcaaaaatatgcttcgtcaaattctaaactaaccttaaaatattataattaataagtattacaaaaataatattttaaaatgctatatgctactcacaggacttatattttctttgttcataattgttttaatcttgtatcaattacaagaaactgctattttatgttaacctcaatccgctctgatccgctcgattgaatacgctaaagaataacttcggcggaacggcagcgaaccaagaacagcggaagcagcggaatgttcgcgattggtcagattttcgatacgcgcaatccgcgatacgcctgatacgctccatgggactgcacccttaCACCTACCATCCAAGCTTATTTTACCAATGaattaattgttttacatattcCTTTATCTTGTTTAGTATTGTCTTTGGTTTTaatgtttaatcttttttgtttatacattaaacgttaaaaatagtaaaaaaattaaaccaataaaaaatatttaaaaaaatataaaatataaaaaccaataaaatacaaaataataaaaaaacaaaaattaataaaaaatataaatttttgacatcggattcgtaatcagcgaccTTGAAAATACCTATATAACAAATTTCTAGCGAATCCAATTAATTTTGATAGCTCATATTAATTTAGTTCTCCTAAAGTCACGCGCCAGACCACTGTGCGCCGCAGCGTCGCGACTTCGAAGGCGAATAGCCTAACAACCGCGCTTTATCAGACGGCTATTATTCTGCTGAGCGTTGGTCGAAATCGCGGAAGCGGCGATAATTGAGGCGATAGCAGTGACCATGGTCCGAGGCCTACTCTTTGGTCAACATTTGATTTAGCCGCTTTACGTGTATTCGTCGCGGTCGCAAAATAAGGATTTAAACGGCCAATCCGGACAGGAGTTCGAATCGTCTCCGCAAATCAAGACGGAACCCCGAGGACCTTTTTTCCTGTTTGACTACCGGAGTGTGTAGGTCAAAATCATCGTGAATTCACAAGCCTGAAACCGTAAGTCAAAATACATAAGTCGCGACGATAGTGCCCGGAACGCCACATTCTTTCTTAAGGGTGAATCGAGATTCAAGATAGTTGTTCTCAGGCGACGTCCTTGGGTCCAGAGCAGTTACTCCTAGGTACGTCAGTACCTTTATCGCTCGAGACGTGCACAAGCGCTGTCAAAAACTGGATTGCGTATATCGACCTCGTGAATGCGTGTGTTGACACATGCAAACACTTCACACGCGCGTATCACCAGTGTCgtactatataataaaaaaataaactatacataaaaataaactatacgtaaaaataaataaactatacatTTCTAATTGTCAAACCCCACTTAAGAAGATTAAGTTTTTCATACTGAACAAATTTCTTGCGCGTTGTAGTAGATTGAAGATCGGTCCGAATCTTTGTTCccacatacatacatttatttaataattgcttTGTAAAAAAACACGATATGATCACTTCAAACGTCTTTGGACGGAAAAGTACTGTAATTAGAGAGTTGTGCCCATTGATACTTTTTTCGGGACATTCCGAAAACATACTTCAATTACAGCCAATTTAACCAAAAGACATTTTCCATAAGATTCATGCAGGGTTCTTGTTGTTGCAATTACGTTGTTACTTCACACTAAAAATATAGCCAATATTGATGTGGTCAatcgcaataaaaatttgtttagagTTTAAGTGTATCTTTTGGGTTTCGGCCTATCGTAGAGAGGGCGAAAATCATCCATCATCCACATGTACTTTGGAACACGAAGCAAGgtcaaaggtaaaaaaaaaataaaaaggcaactgtaaaaagttattattcaaTGTACGCTGAATACCATTTGCTTAACAACGATTCAGTCAAATAGGATTTGAACACAAAAATAAACAGACAAAAGCTATTTAATCAGATAGCATTTGCCTATTCAAAAGCTATGTTCCTAAAATAACTATTTGCCAACGgcatatgtaattttatagaatgtgacgatttagaaaaaatatctcaagctgttgcaaatattatttgtaatgcattaaatctttttactatatgtattaagtttttattaaattcccaattatacataaaaaaatttttaaattataaacaactgGAATATGTTTCCAGATTTTTAGACATTACATTGAAACGATGCACTCCTAAAAACGCATTGTTCCAATGAACACCAACTGAGGAAAGTCGCCGGGCTATAAGTGGGGCCACCTCAAGTGCCCATTCTAATTGCACCATTCTTTCAAGTATTATCTTACAAGCAGGCGCCGCCAGAAGAAACGCGCTGAGTCATCACACGCGTCAAGTCAGCGCGCATACGCACTCAGGAGAGCACTCTCCTATCCCGACTTCGCCGTCAAACGCTGAAAATGTAACAGAGACGAACAAAGTCATATATAAATAGGGCCAATTTGCAAGAGATCTCCGATTCCGTCATTAGCCAGCAAATCTCTTCTGATTCGCTGAGCTACGACACCCAAACCCCAGTCAAAATCAAAACGGTCGAAGCGTTTTTAGCCGTTGCAAGAGGGTACAATACCACCGACGCCTATCCTCACCAGCAACCTGTTTCCTGAAACCGAGGATTCGCAAGTTGCCAAGTGATAGCTGCAGCCGAGCAGTGAAGACCTGAGAAAGATCCTTCGTGTGAGTAAATGACTTGACTTCAAAACGCGGATGAGCTTATATAGCCGCTTAGCTTGCGCATTAGGGAATAGCATTCCG from Solenopsis invicta isolate M01_SB chromosome 2, UNIL_Sinv_3.0, whole genome shotgun sequence includes these protein-coding regions:
- the LOC120357006 gene encoding putative nuclease HARBI1, which encodes MKKSAINKEKEISSNNVLKDTCMLVLQQEEGELVRLVVQRLYPLKILPTTTKILERAEDVTKHKKTRRFLCWIFQREFGLEALDVKNERKIANKGKRKYWVRPIFSIERRLAQGASNNLINELQHDHEKYVNYFRMEPVLFDKLLQLVGPSIAKQSAVRETIPPETRLHITISFLASGDSTRSLSYAFRVGHNTISKIVSETCEAIWQCLKDTAFIKNNEESWQNVINDFERLWNFPNCIGAIDGKHVTLQAPPNSGSTYYNYKGNHSINLLAISDAKYRFTVVDIGSEGRQSDGGVFRNSLLANYIESGSLKLPNPKPIEIDGIALPYVLLADEAFPLSNFIMRPYPRSGRLDLSKKVFNYRLSRARRVVESAFGILAERWRIYRRPIISSVANAKKIVQATVVLHNFIINNEEHLQLPRRYVNINEGDFNSAMNSGQLRSLPICRGRTSQSGIEIRNAYTAFFNGNGAPYQWEKAIQNNF
- the LOC105204915 gene encoding uncharacterized protein LOC105204915; the encoded protein is MNKENISPPIKCGNCNWLINGLLHVSLLEHSCFRHYDEEKHLLHVDDNNVASIIEKDQSIDIQASNVTDYNEALINAVYARPALYNYRIPLKERTSLKKKALWNEVANLMSTMTGTSDVEFVQKRWKQLRDSYIKAKKKEKAYVPSGSPGGGVQNKIVFAFYNQMKFLDDTIEKPCTITSLSTDVECSMQPKSNTTQTILPSQTISTPQTSDSISSDSWVNPICQMMILFHLRHNHQRKKKRKNATIAQTLK